A genomic window from Glycine soja cultivar W05 chromosome 10, ASM419377v2, whole genome shotgun sequence includes:
- the LOC114370585 gene encoding GDSL esterase/lipase At5g03610-like: MVKQTVSSVITLLLLLFILREVEGDKRSHEVKLFVFGDSYVDTGNSVNSASYKPPSGDTFPGKPAGRFSDGCVLTDYIASYLKIKSPTPYIFRNSSELQYGMNFAHGGSGIFNTSVDGPNMTVQIDSFENLIKEKVYTKADLESSVALVNAAGNDYATFLLRQHGSIQDMPVFTTILIRQMSLNLRRIHSLGINKIAVGLLEPIGCMPLLTVASSYEKCLEPFNLISQNHSQMLLQIVQELNKELGKPVFVTLDLYNSFLSVISTMQKRHSENPTLMNPLQPCCEGVSMEYSCGSVDEKGEKKYCLCKKPELSFFWEGVHLSQNGWYAVYMMLYSSLSKL, encoded by the exons AAGTGGAAGGAGATAAACGGTCACATGAGGTAAAACTATTTGTTTTTGGAGACTCTTATGTTGACACAGGGAATTCGGTGAACTCAGCATCATATAAGCCTCCTAGTGGAGACACTTTTCCCGGTAAACCTGCTGGAAGGTTCTCTGATGGTTGTGTCCTCACCGATTACATTG CCtcatatttgaaaattaaatcccCCACACCTTATATATTTAGAAATTCCTCGGAACTACAATATGGTATGAACTTTGCTCATGGAGGGAGTGGTATTTTCAACACTTCGGTTGATGGACCAAACATGACTGTCCAAATTGACTCATTTGAGAATCTAATCAAAGAAAAAGTCTATACTAAAGCTGACCTTGAAAGCTCAGTTGCTCTAGTGAATGCTGCGGGTAATGACTATGCTACATTTCTACTACGACAACATGGGAGCATACAA GATATGCCAGTTTTCACTACAATCCTTATCAGGCAAATGTCTTTAAATCTTAGACGCATCCACAGCTtgggaataaataaaatagctGTCGGGTTATTAGAGCCTATAGGGTGTATGCCTTTGTTAACCGTGGCATCTTCATATGAGAAATGCCTTGAGCCTTTCAACTTGATCTCCCAAAATCACAGCCAAATGCTACTCCAAATTGTGCAAGAACTAAACAAGGAATTGGGAAAACCAGTGTTTGTGACACTAGACCTTTACAACTCTTTCCTCTCTGTCATTTCAACTATGCAGAAAAGGCATTCTG AAAACCCAACATTGATGAATCCGTTGCAACCATGTTGTGAGGGTGTGAGTATGGAATATTCTTGTGGAAGTGTGGATGAGAAAGGAGAAAAGAAATATTGTTTATGTAAGAAACCAgagctttcatttttttgggaGGGAGTTCACCTTTCTCAAAATGGTTGGTATGCAGTCTATATGATGTTGTATTCTTCTCTCAGCAAACTTTGA